One window of Thermocoleostomius sinensis A174 genomic DNA carries:
- a CDS encoding alpha/beta hydrolase translates to MGSSVLVLLLSPSALAAERVVLRYRMFQRSVPVEDLTTFVETGETTRQLRSYFRLSGQDPERIRRALANEVEVDVVPLDRVLNSFLGDAILDQMGGFVHTPSGTADREALRSALILSASDDNRISLIEVIQNYPTRELHVNGNRIVATYRQIQNIQETITNALEKIGLPWTR, encoded by the coding sequence ATGGGCAGTAGTGTCTTGGTGTTGCTCTTAAGTCCATCTGCCCTAGCGGCCGAGCGCGTGGTATTGCGATACCGTATGTTTCAACGTTCGGTTCCCGTAGAAGATTTGACCACTTTTGTCGAAACCGGGGAAACTACGCGCCAACTGCGCAGCTACTTTCGGCTGTCTGGACAAGATCCAGAGCGGATCAGACGCGCCCTGGCCAATGAGGTGGAGGTGGATGTTGTACCGCTCGATCGCGTGTTAAACAGCTTTTTGGGAGATGCCATTCTCGATCAAATGGGCGGCTTTGTTCACACACCCTCAGGCACAGCTGATCGAGAAGCATTGCGATCAGCCCTGATTCTTTCCGCTAGCGACGACAACCGCATTAGCCTGATTGAAGTGATCCAAAACTATCCCACTCGCGAACTGCACGTAAACGGCAATCGAATTGTGGCTACCTATCGCCAAATTCAGAATATTCAAGAAACCATTACCAATGCACTAGAAAAAATCGGGTTACCTTGGACTCGATAG
- a CDS encoding S-methyl-5'-thioadenosine phosphorylase, whose protein sequence is MADQVKIGIIGGSGLYKMEALKDVEEVQVETPFGSPSDALIVGTLEGTRVAFLARHGRNHTYMPSELPFRANIYAMKSLGVEYLISASAVGSLKAEAKPLDMVIPDQFIDRTKNRVSTFFGEGIVGHIAFGDPICRNLATVLSEAIESLNLPDVTLHRGGTYVCMEGPAFSTKAESNLYRSWGATIIGMTNLPEAKLAREAEIAYATLALVTDYDCWHPDHDSVTVEMVIGNLQKNAVNAQRVILETVRRLSHNPPPSDAHSALKYAIITPLDKAPVATKEKLSLLLKKYL, encoded by the coding sequence ATGGCAGATCAGGTCAAAATTGGCATCATTGGCGGCAGCGGCCTCTACAAGATGGAAGCGCTGAAGGATGTGGAAGAAGTGCAAGTGGAAACACCCTTTGGTTCGCCATCCGATGCGCTGATTGTGGGCACATTGGAGGGAACGCGGGTGGCGTTTTTGGCGCGGCACGGTCGCAACCACACCTACATGCCGTCAGAACTGCCGTTTCGAGCGAACATCTATGCGATGAAGAGTTTGGGGGTGGAATACTTGATTTCGGCATCGGCAGTGGGATCGCTTAAGGCAGAGGCCAAACCGCTGGATATGGTAATCCCCGATCAGTTCATCGATCGCACCAAGAATCGGGTTTCTACTTTCTTCGGCGAAGGCATTGTGGGGCATATTGCCTTTGGCGATCCAATTTGTCGCAACTTGGCGACCGTGTTAAGTGAGGCGATCGAGTCTCTGAATTTGCCCGACGTGACGCTGCATCGAGGTGGCACCTATGTCTGTATGGAAGGCCCAGCTTTTTCCACCAAAGCCGAATCAAATCTGTATCGTAGTTGGGGAGCCACGATTATTGGCATGACCAATTTGCCGGAAGCCAAGCTGGCCAGAGAAGCCGAGATCGCCTATGCCACGCTTGCACTTGTCACCGATTATGATTGCTGGCATCCCGATCACGACAGCGTTACGGTGGAAATGGTGATTGGCAATTTGCAAAAAAATGCCGTGAATGCCCAACGGGTGATTCTAGAAACCGTGCGTCGCCTCAGCCACAATCCACCCCCTTCTGATGCTCATTCGGCCCTAAAGTACGCCATCATCACACCACTCGACAAAGCCCCCGTTGCCACCAAAGAAAAGCTATCTCTCCTTCTCAAGAAGTATTTATAG
- a CDS encoding pentapeptide repeat-containing protein encodes MSHANLAGANFQRTNLSGADLGIALAGFIATAAN; translated from the coding sequence TTGAGTCATGCCAATCTAGCCGGAGCCAATTTCCAGCGCACGAACTTGAGTGGCGCAGATCTAGGTATCGCCCTCGCAGGCTTTATTGCAACTGCCGCAAATTGA
- a CDS encoding Tab2/Atab2 family RNA-binding protein yields the protein MNLWQADFYRRPLQDEAGNPLWELVVCAADRSFTASAYCPQPEANSAWIAQQLQRWIETEGTPDRIQVFRPQSVSLLQAACQPLGIAVEPTRRTPVLKQQLQARVQEYRTLPNYTGQPYEPVQLEQPPPVPLPENLWGNQWRFAAIEAPELQRFQHRPIPILEMPEVFLPLKLQLPSTALIPGVVIDGGRRSMPLAQWIQRSKPVALNYIPGQPDGLILEAGLVERWILTTFEDPEVITAARTFQQRQHTAKGLHFLLVQPDDSGMTYSGFWLLQKEF from the coding sequence ATGAACCTTTGGCAAGCTGACTTTTATCGGCGTCCGTTACAGGATGAGGCTGGCAATCCCTTGTGGGAGTTGGTGGTTTGTGCTGCCGATCGATCCTTTACAGCCAGTGCCTACTGTCCACAGCCAGAAGCCAATTCTGCGTGGATTGCTCAGCAGTTACAACGCTGGATCGAAACAGAAGGAACGCCCGATCGGATTCAGGTATTTCGTCCCCAATCGGTTAGCCTGCTGCAAGCCGCTTGCCAGCCGTTGGGAATTGCTGTAGAACCCACTCGTCGCACGCCAGTCTTGAAGCAGCAGTTGCAAGCCAGAGTACAGGAATATCGCACGCTGCCCAATTACACCGGACAGCCCTATGAGCCTGTGCAACTAGAACAACCGCCTCCTGTGCCTTTGCCAGAAAATTTGTGGGGCAACCAATGGCGATTTGCGGCGATTGAAGCGCCCGAACTTCAGCGATTTCAACATCGTCCGATTCCCATTCTAGAAATGCCAGAGGTGTTTTTGCCGCTCAAGCTTCAGCTTCCTTCCACTGCCCTGATTCCCGGCGTGGTAATTGATGGTGGACGGCGATCGATGCCCTTGGCACAGTGGATTCAGCGGTCCAAACCCGTTGCCCTCAACTACATTCCTGGACAGCCGGATGGCTTAATCTTGGAAGCCGGATTAGTTGAACGTTGGATTTTAACAACCTTTGAAGATCCAGAGGTGATCACCGCCGCTAGAACCTTTCAACAGCGACAGCACACTGCAAAGGGGCTACATTTTCTCTTAGTTCAACCCGATGACTCCGGTATGACCTACAGCGGCTTTTGGCTACTGCAAAAAGAATTCTAA
- the argZ gene encoding bifunctional arginine dihydrolase/ornithine cyclodeaminase, which translates to MSSSIRFLMCSPKHYDVDYVINPWMEGNVHKSSRDRATEQWQKLYHILKEHAIVDLIEPQQGVPDMVFTANAGLVLERTVVLSRFYHKERQGEEPFFQQWFEDQGFTVYTLPKELPFEGAGDALLDREGRWLWAGYGFRSELDSHPLLAKWLDIEVLSLRLMDDRFYHLDTCFCPLTNGYLLYYPPAFDAYSNRLIEMRVPPEKRIAIDEADAVNFACNAVNIDHIVVMNKASDNLKARLEEVGFHIIETPLTEFMKAGGAAKCLTLRVTEPLQPVHHAAATVESRTIQLEGHLLDSGLINRALDLIVEGGGSFQVLNFSLGEQRQSTSSAEVRVTAPSHDVMEKLMSQLIDLGAGLRPQEVCDNPLEEVTLDGVAPDDFYVTTIYPTEVRVNCQWVRVNNQRMDGAIVVSQTAEGPIAECKLLRDLKKGDKVVVGVDGIRTVRKTESREQRTTNDKEFSFMGSGVSSERRVELVVEQIGWELRRIRDQGGRVVVVAGPVVIHTGGGEHLSRLIREGYVQALLGGNAIAVHDIEQSMMGTSLGVDMKRGVSVRGGHRHHLKAINTIRRCGSIAKAVEQGVLQSGVFYECIKNNVPFSLAGSIRDDGPLPDTRMDLLEAQREYAQLIQGADMILMLSSMLHSIGVGNMTPAGVKMVCVDINPAVVTKLSDRGSVESVGVVTDVGLFLSLLVKQLDRLTSPYQIAQPV; encoded by the coding sequence ATGAGTTCTTCCATTCGTTTTTTAATGTGCTCTCCCAAACACTATGATGTGGATTATGTGATTAATCCATGGATGGAGGGTAATGTTCACAAATCATCGCGCGATCGAGCTACGGAACAGTGGCAAAAGCTGTATCACATTTTGAAAGAACACGCCATTGTAGATTTAATTGAGCCGCAGCAAGGCGTTCCCGATATGGTGTTTACGGCCAATGCGGGCTTGGTGCTAGAGAGAACAGTGGTGTTGAGTCGTTTCTATCACAAGGAACGGCAAGGCGAAGAACCGTTTTTCCAACAGTGGTTTGAAGATCAGGGTTTTACCGTTTACACCTTACCCAAAGAACTGCCATTTGAAGGCGCGGGCGATGCTCTGCTCGATCGCGAAGGGCGCTGGCTATGGGCAGGATACGGATTTCGATCGGAACTAGATTCACATCCGCTGTTGGCCAAGTGGCTAGATATTGAGGTACTGTCGCTGCGGCTGATGGACGATCGGTTCTATCACCTGGATACCTGCTTCTGTCCCTTAACCAATGGCTATTTGCTCTACTATCCCCCCGCATTTGATGCCTATTCCAATCGTCTTATTGAAATGCGGGTGCCGCCAGAAAAACGAATTGCGATTGATGAAGCGGATGCGGTGAATTTTGCCTGCAATGCGGTCAATATCGATCACATTGTCGTGATGAACAAAGCCAGCGATAACTTGAAAGCACGGTTGGAAGAAGTCGGGTTCCATATCATTGAAACACCCCTGACCGAATTTATGAAAGCGGGCGGTGCAGCCAAATGCTTGACCTTGCGCGTGACCGAACCGTTGCAACCTGTGCATCATGCCGCCGCGACGGTGGAAAGTCGCACAATTCAACTAGAAGGTCATTTGTTAGATTCAGGCTTAATCAATCGCGCCCTCGACTTAATTGTGGAAGGTGGCGGCAGCTTCCAAGTACTCAATTTCAGCTTGGGCGAACAGCGGCAAAGTACATCTTCGGCGGAAGTACGGGTCACAGCGCCATCGCATGATGTGATGGAAAAACTGATGTCCCAGTTGATCGATTTGGGGGCCGGGCTGCGGCCTCAGGAGGTCTGTGATAATCCGCTTGAGGAAGTGACTCTAGACGGCGTCGCTCCTGATGATTTCTATGTCACCACCATCTACCCAACAGAAGTACGGGTCAACTGCCAGTGGGTGCGGGTCAACAATCAGCGCATGGATGGGGCGATCGTCGTTAGCCAAACCGCAGAGGGCCCAATAGCAGAATGTAAGCTGCTGCGCGACCTGAAGAAGGGTGATAAGGTGGTCGTGGGCGTGGACGGCATTCGCACTGTGCGCAAAACCGAATCACGGGAACAGCGCACCACTAACGACAAAGAGTTCAGTTTTATGGGATCGGGTGTATCCAGCGAACGTCGAGTCGAACTGGTCGTCGAGCAAATTGGCTGGGAACTGCGCCGCATTCGCGATCAAGGGGGTCGGGTGGTGGTGGTGGCTGGACCGGTTGTCATTCACACGGGTGGCGGCGAACACCTATCTCGGTTAATTCGCGAGGGATATGTGCAGGCATTGTTGGGTGGTAATGCGATCGCCGTTCACGACATTGAGCAATCGATGATGGGCACCTCGCTGGGTGTAGATATGAAGCGCGGCGTATCGGTACGGGGCGGTCATCGACATCACCTTAAGGCTATTAACACCATTCGTCGCTGCGGCAGCATTGCCAAGGCTGTGGAACAAGGTGTTTTGCAAAGCGGCGTGTTCTATGAATGCATTAAGAACAATGTGCCGTTCTCGTTGGCAGGATCAATTCGCGATGACGGACCGCTGCCTGATACGCGTATGGATCTGCTGGAAGCTCAGCGTGAGTATGCGCAGCTTATTCAAGGCGCAGATATGATCCTAATGCTGTCATCGATGCTGCATTCAATCGGCGTTGGCAACATGACCCCCGCAGGCGTGAAGATGGTCTGTGTAGACATTAACCCTGCCGTCGTGACAAAACTGAGCGATCGCGGTTCTGTTGAATCGGTGGGTGTTGTCACCGACGTAGGACTATTCCTCAGCCTGTTAGTGAAACAACTCGATCGGTTAACCAGTCCCTATCAGATTGCACAGCCTGTTTAG
- a CDS encoding alpha/beta fold hydrolase, whose translation MKGWESQFGAQRDWVWRGWQVRYTYLRSPLVSSSSTPLLLLHGFGSALTQWHENLLPLSRSHPVYALDLMGFGGSEKAAANYSVGFWVEQVYEFWRTFIGRPIVLIGHSLGALVALTAAVAHPEMVQELVLLTLPAARQELLTGRMQALAGKLEALVMTSLFTRLVFYFIRRPRVIRAVLRAVYVNQERVTEELVQRFLQPGFDRGAVRALTRLTKARTRSDFARATKDLLAEVQVPILLLWGANDRVIPLTWGRQLPTLNPQLKLVEIPDAGHCPYDECAECVNAEILAWLSDRSSTVAPLTEKR comes from the coding sequence ATGAAGGGTTGGGAGTCCCAGTTTGGTGCTCAGCGCGATTGGGTGTGGCGCGGTTGGCAGGTGCGCTATACCTATTTGCGCTCGCCGCTTGTGTCGAGTTCGTCCACTCCACTGCTGTTGTTGCATGGGTTTGGTTCGGCGCTGACGCAATGGCACGAAAACTTGTTGCCGCTCAGTCGATCGCATCCAGTATATGCACTGGATTTAATGGGCTTTGGTGGGTCTGAAAAGGCAGCCGCAAATTACAGTGTGGGGTTTTGGGTGGAGCAAGTCTACGAGTTCTGGCGCACATTTATTGGACGCCCGATCGTCTTGATTGGTCATTCCCTCGGAGCCTTGGTGGCATTGACAGCGGCGGTTGCCCATCCAGAGATGGTGCAAGAGTTGGTGTTGTTGACCTTACCAGCGGCACGGCAAGAGTTGTTGACTGGACGCATGCAGGCTTTGGCGGGCAAATTGGAGGCGCTGGTAATGACATCGCTGTTTACGCGGTTGGTGTTCTATTTTATCCGCCGTCCCCGTGTGATTCGGGCCGTGCTGCGAGCGGTGTATGTCAACCAGGAGCGGGTAACGGAGGAACTGGTGCAACGGTTTTTGCAGCCAGGATTCGATCGAGGAGCCGTGCGGGCCCTGACTCGCCTCACCAAGGCCCGAACTCGCAGCGATTTTGCCCGTGCGACCAAAGACCTGTTAGCCGAGGTACAAGTCCCAATTTTGCTGCTTTGGGGAGCGAACGATCGGGTGATTCCCTTGACATGGGGACGACAATTACCAACTCTCAATCCTCAGTTGAAGTTGGTAGAAATTCCAGATGCAGGGCACTGTCCGTATGATGAATGTGCGGAATGTGTCAATGCTGAAATTTTGGCTTGGTTGTCCGATCGGTCATCAACGGTTGCCCCCCTGACTGAAAAGCGGTAG
- a CDS encoding response regulator transcription factor, translated as MAGQLLLVDDEPGLREAVKAYLEEEGFTVHVASNAREGWELLQQISPELVISDIMMPQVDGYQFLKQMREDPRFESLPVVFLTARGMTSDRIQGYNAGADAYISKPFDPDELVAIVSNILARRAVVSKSASDGETPDIADMARQIAEIRAMLTQRGSIAQTPAPIKIDFTPREQSVLELVAEGLMNKEIARRLDTSVRNVEKYVSRLFSKTGTNSRTELVRYALEHGLAK; from the coding sequence ATGGCAGGTCAGCTATTGCTAGTAGATGATGAACCAGGGTTGCGAGAAGCGGTCAAGGCTTACCTCGAGGAGGAGGGGTTTACCGTCCATGTGGCTAGTAATGCTCGAGAAGGCTGGGAACTGTTGCAGCAAATTTCGCCAGAACTTGTGATTTCAGACATTATGATGCCGCAGGTGGATGGCTATCAGTTTTTGAAACAAATGCGCGAAGATCCTCGCTTTGAAAGCTTACCTGTGGTGTTTCTGACAGCCCGAGGTATGACCTCCGATCGAATTCAGGGATACAATGCGGGAGCTGATGCTTACATTTCCAAACCGTTTGATCCAGATGAGTTAGTGGCGATCGTGTCTAACATCTTGGCACGGCGGGCGGTTGTGTCTAAATCTGCTAGTGATGGTGAAACCCCTGATATTGCTGATATGGCTAGACAAATTGCTGAAATTAGAGCCATGTTGACCCAGCGCGGCAGTATCGCCCAAACTCCGGCTCCGATAAAAATTGACTTCACGCCGCGAGAGCAAAGCGTTTTGGAACTAGTGGCTGAAGGATTGATGAATAAGGAGATTGCTCGTCGCCTAGATACCAGTGTGCGCAACGTTGAAAAGTATGTCAGCCGCTTGTTCAGCAAAACGGGAACCAATAGCCGGACAGAATTGGTGCGCTATGCCTTGGAACATGGGTTGGCGAAGTGA
- a CDS encoding glyoxalase-like domain protein, which translates to MVTVAQSPIQLLPLASQTIASFLPSLPLDSLLSTQGIMVALLIAYAGAMWMFLTSAPKVYTVMVSDIELARQFYEGLLDLPVADVPLHYYYNYEQTLGAVGVDPLYASTASFSQPTTQAYKNSDGLWYQLKKNTQLHVISGASLGAKNRQRHVCFDHDCLEQLLLRVQSYGLKFKIRRDKPLNFLVKDLDGRVIEMAEVSN; encoded by the coding sequence ATGGTTACTGTTGCTCAATCTCCTATTCAACTGCTTCCACTTGCATCGCAGACGATCGCCTCGTTTTTACCCTCACTGCCCTTAGACAGCCTGCTCTCAACGCAGGGTATTATGGTAGCGCTCCTGATTGCCTATGCTGGAGCGATGTGGATGTTTTTGACGAGTGCGCCCAAAGTTTACACCGTCATGGTGTCTGACATTGAGTTGGCTCGACAGTTCTATGAGGGACTATTGGATTTACCCGTAGCGGATGTGCCCCTGCACTATTACTACAACTATGAACAAACGCTAGGAGCCGTTGGTGTCGATCCGCTGTATGCCTCTACGGCCAGCTTTAGCCAACCGACGACCCAAGCCTACAAAAACTCAGATGGGCTATGGTATCAGCTTAAGAAAAACACCCAGTTGCATGTGATTTCAGGGGCCAGTCTAGGTGCAAAAAATCGGCAGCGCCATGTGTGTTTCGATCACGACTGTTTAGAACAGCTTCTGTTGCGGGTTCAATCCTATGGGCTGAAATTCAAAATCCGTCGCGACAAACCGTTGAATTTTCTCGTTAAGGACTTGGACGGACGGGTGATTGAGATGGCTGAGGTGTCAAATTAG